From the genome of Streptomyces sp. SID8374:
CGCCGTAACTCCGGCGGGTCGCGACCGAAACAGTAGGAGGCTTCTGCTGACGCCGTCCATACTTCGTCACCACTGTGTTCAAAGTTCGCCGGTCTTCGTGCAAAGGTCTGAACGTGGTGTGGCCTGAAAGTTTCTGTCGGTTTGTCAGCACCGGGTCCGTACTACGTTGGCGCCATGAACGAAGTGAGGCTCTCCGCCGGTGTGATCGCGTACGAGGACAGCGGTGGCGACGGACCCGTGGTGGTCCTCCTGCACGGTGTCGCCATGGACGGTTCGCTCTGGCGCCATGTCGTCGCCGGGCTCGGCGACGGGGTCCGGTGCATCGTGCCGACCCTGCCGCTCGGCGGGCACCGGCGGCCGATGGAACCCGACGCGGACCTGACGGTGCTCGGCGTCGCCCGGCTGGTCGCGGAGTTCCTGGAGGCGCTCCAGCTGGACGGTGTGACCCTGGTGATGAACGACTGGGGCGGCGCCCAGGCCCTCGTCGCCGACGGGCGGGCCGACCGGATCGGCCGGCTCGTCATCACGTCCTGCGAGGCGTTCGACAACTACCCGCCCGGACTGCCCGGCCGGAACCTGGCCACCCTCGCGAAGCTGCCCGGCGGGCTGGAGTTCGCCTTCACCCTGCTGAGGTCGAAGCGCGCCCGGCGGCTGCCCATGACCTGGGGGTGGATGAGCAAGCGGCCCGTGCCGGACGCCGTGATGGACGGCTGGTTCCGGCCGCTGTGGGCCTCCAAGGAGATCCGCCGCGACCTGCGGACGTATGTGCTCGGCGTGCCGGACCGGGCCGAACTGCTGCGATGGGCCGACCAGTTGCGCACCTTCGACCGCCCCGCCCTCGTCATCTGGGCCACCGAGGACCGCGTCATGCCCCTCGACCACGGACGTCGGCTCGCCGAACTCCTCCCGCAGGGGCGGCTGGTGGAGGTCGACGACAGCTACACGCTGCTCCCGGAGGACCGGCCGGACGCCCTCGTCGAACACCTCACCGCGTTCCTCGCGGAGACCGCCGCCTGACCGCCGAAGCCGCCCGTGTGCGGGCCCTGTCACGCATGTTCCGATGGGGCAACAGTCCCTGACCGTGCCGCTCCGGGCACACGCGGTGAACCTATGATCGGCCACGGCGTCGAGGGAGAGCGGGGGAGAGCGCTGTGGGCTGTCAAGGGCCGTTAGGTGCGCGGAGGTTCGGGCGGCGGGGGCGAGGGTGGGGGCGGCGCGCTCCGGTCCTCTTGATCGTGCCCGTGCTGCTGCTCGTCGGGTGTTCGGGCGGGGGCGGTGACAGCCCCGGTCCGGAGGGCCGGAAGACGACGGGCAGCTCCGGCCCGGGCGCGGAGGCCGCCGCCACCGCGTCCGGTGGACCGGCCGAGCCCGACCCCGCCCGACTTCCCCGGACCCGGGCCGCCGCTCTCGACCTCATCGGCCAGGTCATCGCCGGTCCCGACAGCTTCGGTCCCGGGGTGGTGAAGCGGAGCCCGTACGAGAGTGATCCGGCCACCTGGCCCGTGCTCGGCGCCGACTGCGTCTGGAAGCAGGGCAAGCCGGCCGACACCGTCCTGGCCACCCGCACCCGGTACTTCGAGGTGCCCGCCGCCGCGGGCAAGGGGCCGGTCCGGCTGGCCGCCGTCGTCACCGTCCACCGCACCCGTGAGGACGCGGAGTGGGAGATGGCGGAGTCCATCGAGGAGACCATGCGCTGCCCCACGCAACAGCTCACCGCCGACGAGCAGATCGGCTCCATGGTCGCGGCCGCGCTCCTCGGGGGCGAGGAGGTCCAGCGCAACTCCGACGACGCGCTGACGGAGTCCGGCGAGTACCGCTCCACCGAGCTGGGCGGGCCGCACCCCTACACCTGGCAGCAGGCGCAGACGTCCCAGGTCACCGTCGCCGTGACCGGCAAGGGGGCTAAGGGGCGCACGGAGAAGGAGATCGACGCCCTCGTCACCCAGGCGCAGGCCACCATGCTGGTCCGGCTGGAATCCGCCGTCGAGAAGCAGAGCTGAGGCCGGGCGATGGACGCACTGCGACTGAACGATCCCGCGCGCATCGGCGGACACCGGCTCCTGGGCCGCCTCGGAGCGGGCGGCATGGGCGTCGTCTACCTCGGGCGCACCGACGCCGGAGCGCTCGCCGCCCTCAAGGTGATCCTCCCCGAGTACGCCGGGGACGCGGACTTCCGGACCCGCTTCCGCCGCGAGGCCGAGGCCGCCCGCCGGGTGGACAGCCCCTGGGCCGTCCCGGTCACCGGAGCCGACACCGAGTCCGAAACCCCATGGCTGGCAACGGAGTTCGTACCCGGGCCGACGCTCTCGGAGGTCGTCGCCCGCTGCGGCCCACTGCCCGCCCGCAGCGTCCTTGTGCTCGGCCGGCTGCTCGCCCGCGCCCTGACCGCCGTACACGGGGCGGGACTTGTCCACCGGGACGTCAAACCGGGCAACGTCCTCCTGACGGCCGACGGCCCCCGGCTCATCGACTTCGGGATCGCCCGCGCCGCCGACGCCACCGCGCTCACCGCCACCGGCCTCGTCGTCGGCACCCCCGGCTTCCTCCCGCCCGAACAGGCCACCGGGAACGGGGCGGGCGCCGGGCCGGCCGGGGACGTCTTCTCGCTCGGTGCGCTCCTGGCGTACGCCGCCACCGGCCGGCCGCCCTTCGGCAGCGGGGCCGTCGACGCCCTGCTCTACCGCACGGTCCACGACGCCCCCGACCTCGACGGGGTCGACGACCCCGGCCTCCGTACCCTGCTCACCGACTGCCTGGCCAAGGACCCGGCCGCCCGGCCCACCGCCGCCGACCTGGACGCCCGGATCGCCGAGGACATGCCGGGCGACGGCGCGAGCGCCGCCGATATGGACAACAAGACCGCCGAGGACGTGCCAGGGCCCGGCGCGAGCGCCGACTGGCTGCCCGAGGACGCCGTCCGCATCATCGCGGAACGGTCCGCCGCGATGCTCGAACTGCCCGACATCGACGCCACGGTGAGCGATCCCCCCGCAGAGCCCGCACCGGCCCGGCGACGGTTCCTGGCGCTCGCGGCGGGTGGTGTGGTGGCGCTCGGAGCGGGCACCTTCGCCGCCGTGCAGCTGATGGGCGACGAGCCCGACGGCCGGAACGGCGCAACGGCCATGCGGGGATGGACAATTGGCGTACACGCTGACCTGACGGGGGCTCAGAAGGCGGCCGGGCGAGCGCAGGAACGCGGGGTGCGGCTGGCCGTCGAACGGTTCAACGCCCGTACGGACAAACCCTTCACGCTCACCGTGAAGGTCCTCGACGACCGGGGCGACCCGGCGCGTTCCGTGCGCGTCGCCGAGGAGTTCGCCCGCGACCGGGACGTACTCGCGGTCATCGGCCCGACCGGCGACGCGACCACCACGGCCGCACTGCCCGCGTACGACGAGGCGGTGCTGCCCTTGCTGACGGTGTCGTCCCTCCAGATCGCCTACCCGGCCCGCGTCAACTCCGCCTTCTTTCAAGCCTCCCCCTCCTACGCAGCGCTCTCCGTGCCCATCGTCAACCGCCTCCTCCTGCGCCCGGACGTGGAGCGCCTCGGCGTCCTGATCGACAGGTCCGGCGGACAGGCCGCCTACCAGGCGGGGTACGCGGCCAACCTGATGACCCCCAGCCTCACCACCGGCACCACCCGTCCGCGCGTGGTCCCGGCCGGGACGTCCGACCTCGGGCCGGTGGTCGCGGACCTCCTCACCCACCGCAGCGACGCGCTCTTCTACGCGGGGGACGCGGCCGGGGCCGCCCGAACGGCGCTCGCCCTGGCCGCCACGCCCTTCAAGGGGCCGCGCATGGCACAACACACCGTCATGGGGCCCGAGTTCCTGGAGCGGGCGGGGGAGGCGGCCGAGGGGTGGGAGTTCGTCACGCCGTTCACGGACGCCGGTGCGGCAGCCGGTGCCGCCGACTTCGCGGCCGCGCACCGCAAGCGGTTCGGCACCGCCCCCGCCACCTGGTCCGCCGAGGCGTACGACGTCGCCGGGCTCGTGGCACAGAGGGTGGCCGCCCTGGTCAGCTCCGGCACGAACGGCGGTGCGGGGGCCACCGGTTCACCGAGCGCCGTGCCGTCCGGTTCACCGGGCGCTGCGTCGTCCGGTTCACCGAGTGCTGTGCCGTCCGGTTCACCGAGCCCCACGCGCACCGGGGACGGGCGCCCCACCCGTGCCGCGCTCGCCGCCGCCGTCACCACGTCCATGTACGAGGGCGTCTCCCGCACCTACGCCTTCGACGAGCAGCGGCAGGTACTGGCGGGTCGGGACGCCCACCTCTACCGGGTGGAGGGCGGCCGCTACCGCTACCTCGGCCCGGCCCCGCAGCCGAAGAGCTGACGTGCGGCCCCTCACCTCCCAGGACCCCCGCACGGTCGGCCCGTACCGCACGCTGGCCCGGCTCGGCGCGGGCGGCATGGGCGTGGTCTACCTGGCGCGTTCGGCGGGCGGGGCCCTCGCCGCCGTGAAGGTGATCCGCGCCGAGCACGCCGCCGACCCCGGCTTCCGGGCCCGGTTCCGGCGCGAGGCGGAGGCCGCCGGGCGGATCACCGGGCCGTGGGTGGTCCCGGTGCTCGGCGCGGACACGGAGGCCCGGGAACCGTGGCTGGCGACCGCCTTCGTCCCCGGCCCGTCCCTGGGCGAGGTCGTCGGCGACCGGGGCGCCCTGCCCGCCGAGACCGTACGGGCGCTCGGGGCGCGGCTCGCGGACGCCCTGGTCACCGTGCACGAGGGCGGGCTGATCCACCGCGACGTGAAACCCGGCAACGTGCTCCTCGCCCTGGACGGGCCCCGGCTCATCGACTTCGGGATCGCCCGGCACGAGGGCGCCACCGCCCTCACCGCCACCGACGCGGTGATCGGGACCCCCGGCTACCTCGCCCCCGAACAGGCGTCGGCCGGAGCGGCGGTCGGACCGGCGTGCGACGTGTTCTCGCTGGGCTGCGTCCTCGTGTACGCGGCCACGGGGCGGCGCCCGTTCGGCGACGGCAGCCCGGCGGGCGTCCTGTTCCGGACGATCCACGAGGAGCCGGACCTCGACGGGGTGCCGGGTGCTTTGGCGCCGCTGGTCACGGCCTGCCTGGCCAAGGACCCGGCTGCCCGGCCGACGGCGGGGGAGGTGCGGGACGCGCTGGCGGGCGGGGGAGCGGACCCGCGCGAGGCGCTGGCCCGGCCCTCCCCCTCTCGTACGCCTCCCCACCTCCGTACGCCCGACGACCCCGCTCCCCGTACGCCTCCCCACCCCCGCGGGCCCACCGACCCCGCACCCCACCCCCGTACCCCCTCCGGCCCCAGCCCCCTGACGCCCCCTGCCCCCTGGTCGCTTCCCGGCCTCTCCGCCCTGGTCGCCGAGCGTTCGGCCGCCGCCCTCGCGCTGCCCGACCCCGAGCCCCTCATCCCCGCCACCGTCACCGTCACACCGGACGGTGACCCGGCCCCCTCCCTCACCCGCCGCCGGCTCCTCATCGCCGGGGCGGCCGGGGCCGTGGTCCTGGCGGGTGGCTCCACGGCGGCCTGGATCGCCTCGCGGCGGCGCGACCAGGGCGCCGCCGGGCCGCGGGGCGACCTCCCCACCCGCACCATCGGCCTCCACGCCGACCTCACCGGACCCGGCCGCGCCACCGGC
Proteins encoded in this window:
- a CDS encoding alpha/beta hydrolase; amino-acid sequence: MNEVRLSAGVIAYEDSGGDGPVVVLLHGVAMDGSLWRHVVAGLGDGVRCIVPTLPLGGHRRPMEPDADLTVLGVARLVAEFLEALQLDGVTLVMNDWGGAQALVADGRADRIGRLVITSCEAFDNYPPGLPGRNLATLAKLPGGLEFAFTLLRSKRARRLPMTWGWMSKRPVPDAVMDGWFRPLWASKEIRRDLRTYVLGVPDRAELLRWADQLRTFDRPALVIWATEDRVMPLDHGRRLAELLPQGRLVEVDDSYTLLPEDRPDALVEHLTAFLAETAA
- a CDS encoding bifunctional serine/threonine-protein kinase/ABC transporter substrate-binding protein, which gives rise to MDALRLNDPARIGGHRLLGRLGAGGMGVVYLGRTDAGALAALKVILPEYAGDADFRTRFRREAEAARRVDSPWAVPVTGADTESETPWLATEFVPGPTLSEVVARCGPLPARSVLVLGRLLARALTAVHGAGLVHRDVKPGNVLLTADGPRLIDFGIARAADATALTATGLVVGTPGFLPPEQATGNGAGAGPAGDVFSLGALLAYAATGRPPFGSGAVDALLYRTVHDAPDLDGVDDPGLRTLLTDCLAKDPAARPTAADLDARIAEDMPGDGASAADMDNKTAEDVPGPGASADWLPEDAVRIIAERSAAMLELPDIDATVSDPPAEPAPARRRFLALAAGGVVALGAGTFAAVQLMGDEPDGRNGATAMRGWTIGVHADLTGAQKAAGRAQERGVRLAVERFNARTDKPFTLTVKVLDDRGDPARSVRVAEEFARDRDVLAVIGPTGDATTTAALPAYDEAVLPLLTVSSLQIAYPARVNSAFFQASPSYAALSVPIVNRLLLRPDVERLGVLIDRSGGQAAYQAGYAANLMTPSLTTGTTRPRVVPAGTSDLGPVVADLLTHRSDALFYAGDAAGAARTALALAATPFKGPRMAQHTVMGPEFLERAGEAAEGWEFVTPFTDAGAAAGAADFAAAHRKRFGTAPATWSAEAYDVAGLVAQRVAALVSSGTNGGAGATGSPSAVPSGSPGAASSGSPSAVPSGSPSPTRTGDGRPTRAALAAAVTTSMYEGVSRTYAFDEQRQVLAGRDAHLYRVEGGRYRYLGPAPQPKS
- a CDS encoding ABC transporter substrate-binding protein, translated to MRPLTSQDPRTVGPYRTLARLGAGGMGVVYLARSAGGALAAVKVIRAEHAADPGFRARFRREAEAAGRITGPWVVPVLGADTEAREPWLATAFVPGPSLGEVVGDRGALPAETVRALGARLADALVTVHEGGLIHRDVKPGNVLLALDGPRLIDFGIARHEGATALTATDAVIGTPGYLAPEQASAGAAVGPACDVFSLGCVLVYAATGRRPFGDGSPAGVLFRTIHEEPDLDGVPGALAPLVTACLAKDPAARPTAGEVRDALAGGGADPREALARPSPSRTPPHLRTPDDPAPRTPPHPRGPTDPAPHPRTPSGPSPLTPPAPWSLPGLSALVAERSAAALALPDPEPLIPATVTVTPDGDPAPSLTRRRLLIAGAAGAVVLAGGSTAAWIASRRRDQGAAGPRGDLPTRTIGLHADLTGPGRATGLAHRRGAQLAVDDHNSRTAKAFRLALRIEDDAGDEARALRVADRLVADPEVIAVLGPTGDVLPEAVVLRYGKARLATVVVAAGTATGAWDASLQLCVTRPYDGSLAPGLVSYLVHTRPAERILLVPDAADADRSWKIGSAVREAALTGATLTEHPLPEGESGFRAAARRATAVGADAVIYAGGSAPRAARLATALAAEGFTGTRVGAGPALGPAFLQGAGKAADGWVFAEAYADAAALPSAAEFTAAHRRRFGAPPATWAAEAYDAVGLIARAAAATSAGGEGEERGGLAQRLFRTEHRGIVRTLTFQTSTRQVRHPGGIFLYRVEKGRPRFLGPYGDL